Part of the Elusimicrobiales bacterium genome is shown below.
ACACAAGCAAAAGTTCTTCCGCCAGTTTCTTTTCCGCCGGAGTACGCATCCGCGCCTTTAATTGCGCAAGGCTGAAACCGCCCTTTTCGGCGGCATTGGCAAGCATTACCGGAAAACCTTCCCAAAGACGCGGATTGCGGCTTCTTATGACTTCCGCCAAAGTGCGGTAATCATCGGTTCCGGTTTCCGCCTGCAAAAGCGGAAAGCCAAGAGCTTCGGCCTTTTTGAGCAGTTCGTCTTTTTTCATATAAGTTTCCTGCGTTTCATTGTTTCCCTGAAAGCGTTGAAATTGCCGTTGGCCCTATCCTCAAACACGCTGTAAGAGGCGGTTTCACGGAAGCGGCTTTCAAGTTTGGCCCAATCAAGCTCCTTGCCGGCGGCTTTCACCAGACCGGCACAGTCATCAATATCAACGGCGGAAGCTCTGAAAAGCTTGGTGATAATGATGTCATACGGATTGAGAATGCCGATATAAATGCGCTCAAATTCCCTGAACAGCGTATTATTCCCCGTCTCAAGCGGGGATTCCAGCAGTTCGGTTTGATAGACCTTGCTTCCCGGATACAGGTCAAAAATAAAATTGCCGCCGTTGCTCCAGCCAAATTCGGAAGCCCTGCCATAGCCCATGCCAGCCAGCCTTTTCGCAAGGTAGATGTATTCCTTTTCATCCGGCACGATGAAGTCAATATCTTTGGTGGATTCCTTTACTCCAAGCAGCGTCATTGCCGTGCCGCCGCAAGCTATCAGATGGACGCGCCTTTTCAGGAGCGCATTCCATGCGCTCATGGTTTCAAGCAGTCCGTCTTTGCCTATTCTGTATGAATTCATACAAGTATATGTACCTTTTTGTACAATATATTGTACATCACCATACAAAAAAATGCAACAGGCCGCAAGAGCCGGGACGGAAAAGCGCGGAATGATGCCGAACAAACACCTGCATGGACAGCAATGCGGGCATCAAGCCGGAAAAAGGCGCGGGAAATATTGTAGAATTATAAACAGGAATGGGCGTGTAGCTCAGCTGGGAGAGCGCTACCTTCGCAAGGTAGAGGTCAGGGGTTCGATCCCCCTCACGTCCACCAACTTTCAAATGCCCGCCCCAGGCGGGCATTTTTATTTGCAACCTCCCCCGTAAGTTTAATACTATATACGTGTAGAAATGTATTTCCCTAAACTAATGGCCGCACGGGCCTCGACCGCGCCGTAAAGGCGCGGCAGGGCGCGCGCCGCTGTCAGCCTCAAGGACCGTAAACAAAGGAGACGCTAGAAAATGCCAACATCAACTGTCGCCAGAAAAAAAACCGCAGCAAAATCAACCGCTTCCAAAAAAATGGTTTATTTCTTCGGCGGAGGCAAGGCCGAAGGCAAGGAATCCATGAAGAATCTGCTGGGCGGCAAGGGCGCCAACCTCGCAGAAATGGCCGGACACCCCTCGCTGCGCCTGCCCGTCCCCCCCGGTTTCACGCTGACGACGGATGTCTGCACCTATTACTGGCAGAACAAACGCTCCTATCCCAAAACGCTGGCCGGCGATGTGAAGAAAAATCTTGAGCGCATGGAAAAGCTGGCGGGGCGCAAATTCGGCGACCCGGCGGACCCGCTGCTGGTGTCGGTACGCTCCGGCGCGCGCAAATCCATGCCCGGAATGATGGAGACCATCCTTAACGTAGGCCTGACCGAAAAAACCATCCCCGGCATCATAGCCCAGACGGGCAACGAGCGCTTTGTCTACGATTCTTACCGCCGGCTTATAATGATGTACTCCGACGTGGTCATGGAAAAGGCCGCCGGCATCACCCCCGCCGAAGACATGGGCATACGCAAAGTCCTGGACCGCATGATGGAGGAGCTAAAGCACAAGCGCGGCGTCAAAAGCGACACCGAGCTTAAAAGCGAAGACCTCAAGCAGCTTTGCGCCGCCTTCAAGGCGAAGGTGAAGGAGACTCTCGGCTCCGAATTCCCGGACGAGCCGATGGCGCAGTTGTGGGGCTCTGTCGGGGCGGTGTTTGCCTCGTGGAACGGCAAGCGCGCCATTTCCTACCGCCGCATTGAAGGCATACCGGACGAATGGGGCACCGCCGTCAACGTGCAGACCATGGTTTTCGGCAACATGGGCGCGGATTCGGCGACGGGCGTGGCCTTTACCCGCAACCCCGGCACCGGCGACTGCCGCTTTTACGGCGAGTACCTCATCAACGCGCAGGGCGAGGACGTGGTGGCCGGCATCAGAACCCCCGCCCCGATAAACGAGGCTTCCCGCACCGAGCATTCCAAGGAAGAGACCAGCCTGGAAAAGGCAATGTCCGCCGCTTACAAGGAACTGTTCGCCATCCAGAAGCGGCTTGAAAAGCATTACCGCGACATGCTGGACATAGAATTCACCATTGAAAAGGGCAAGCTCTATATCCTTCAGTGCCGCGTGGGCAAGCGCAACGGCGTGGCCGCCGTCAACATCGCGCTGGACATGGTGAAGGAACGGCTTATAGACAAGACGACCGCCGTCATGCGCGTTACCCCCGCCCAGATTGACGAGCTGCTGCATCCCATAGTGGACCCCAAGGCCGAGGCCGCCGCAAAGCCGATAGCCAAGGGCCTGCCCGCCGGCCCCGGCGGAGCATCCGGCACGATAGTATTCACCGCCGCCGACGCCGTGGCCCAGGCGAAAGCGGGCAAAAAAGTCATCCTCGTCCGCGAGGAGACAAACCCGGAAGATATTGAAGGCATGCGCGCCGCGCAGGCCATATTGACCGCGCGCGGAGGCATGACCTCGCACGCCGCCCTTGTGGCGCGCGGCTGGGGCAAATGCTGCGTGGTGGGCTGCGGGGCATTGCATATCTCCGCGCAGAGCAAAACCGTCAAGGTCGGCGACACGACGTTGAAGGAAGGCGACTGGCTTACGCTTAACGGTTCCAAGGGCGCGGTTTATGCCGGCAACCTGCCGATGTTTGACGCCAGCCAGGGCAACAAGGCGCTGAGCGACTTCCTGAAACTCTGCGACGGGCTGCGCGTCCTTAAAATCCGCACCAACGCCGACACGCCAGAGGATTCGGCCCGCGCGCGCGGCTTTGGCGCTGAGGGCATAGGCCTCTTCCGCATAGAGCATATGTTCTACGGGAAAGGCTCGGACGAGCCGTTGTTCAAGCTGCGCAAGATGATTGTTTCCAAAAACACCGAAGAGCGCCGCGCCGCCCTGGCGGAACTGTTCCCCTTCGTGAAAGCCGCCATCAAAGGCACGCTGAAGGCGATGGAAGGCTACGGCGTAACCATCCGCCTGATAGACCCGCCGCTGCACGAGTTTGTGCCGCACAGCCATGAGAAGCTGGAGGCGCTGGCCAGGGACCTCAACATATCGGTGGAGGAGCTTGAAAAGCGCGCCGAAGGGCTGCGCGAAAGCAACCCGATGATGGGCCACCGCGGCGTCCGGCTGGGCGTAACCTATCCCGAAATCACCGAGATGCAGGCCCGCGCCGTATTTGAAGCGGCGGCGGAGCTGCTGAAGGCCAAGGCGAAGGTCTATCCCGAAATCATGATACCCGTCGTGGCGACCGAGAAGGAAATCACGGACCAGAAGGCCATCATAGACCGCGTTTACAAAGAAACGCTGGAGAAAACCGGCCTCAAATCCATCCCGCACCAGACCGGCACGATGATAGAAATTCCGCGCGCCGCGCTGATATCGGACAAAATCGCGGAGGTGGCGCAGTTCTTCTCGTTCGGGACAAACGACCTGACACAGATGACGTTCGGCTTCTCGCGCGACGATATCGGCGGTTTCCTGCCGCACTATCTGGAAAAGGGCATACTGCCGGCGGATCCGTTCCAGACCATAGACCAGACCGCCGTCGGGGAACTTATACACATCTCCGTAACGCGGGGCCGCAAGACCCGCGCCGACCTCAAAATCGGCATTTGCGGCGAACACGGCGGCGAGCCGGCCAGCGTGGAATTCTGCCATCGCGAGAATTTCAGCTACGTGTCCTGCTCTCCCTTCCGCGTGCCGATAGCGCGGCTGGCGGCGGCTCAGGCGGCGATACGGCATCCCCGCAAGGGCAAATAGCTTGAAGCGAAGCGGCTTTGTGGTTGTAGTTTCATCTCCGTCAGGAGGCGGCAAGACGACTTTGGTCAACGCCCTCCTGGCGGAGGAGCCGCTTGTAACGCGGGTTATAACCGCCACCACGCGCGCGCCCCGGCTGGGCGAGAAAAACGGGGTTGATTACCACTTCTGGACAAAG
Proteins encoded:
- the ppdK gene encoding pyruvate, phosphate dikinase — protein: MPTSTVARKKTAAKSTASKKMVYFFGGGKAEGKESMKNLLGGKGANLAEMAGHPSLRLPVPPGFTLTTDVCTYYWQNKRSYPKTLAGDVKKNLERMEKLAGRKFGDPADPLLVSVRSGARKSMPGMMETILNVGLTEKTIPGIIAQTGNERFVYDSYRRLIMMYSDVVMEKAAGITPAEDMGIRKVLDRMMEELKHKRGVKSDTELKSEDLKQLCAAFKAKVKETLGSEFPDEPMAQLWGSVGAVFASWNGKRAISYRRIEGIPDEWGTAVNVQTMVFGNMGADSATGVAFTRNPGTGDCRFYGEYLINAQGEDVVAGIRTPAPINEASRTEHSKEETSLEKAMSAAYKELFAIQKRLEKHYRDMLDIEFTIEKGKLYILQCRVGKRNGVAAVNIALDMVKERLIDKTTAVMRVTPAQIDELLHPIVDPKAEAAAKPIAKGLPAGPGGASGTIVFTAADAVAQAKAGKKVILVREETNPEDIEGMRAAQAILTARGGMTSHAALVARGWGKCCVVGCGALHISAQSKTVKVGDTTLKEGDWLTLNGSKGAVYAGNLPMFDASQGNKALSDFLKLCDGLRVLKIRTNADTPEDSARARGFGAEGIGLFRIEHMFYGKGSDEPLFKLRKMIVSKNTEERRAALAELFPFVKAAIKGTLKAMEGYGVTIRLIDPPLHEFVPHSHEKLEALARDLNISVEELEKRAEGLRESNPMMGHRGVRLGVTYPEITEMQARAVFEAAAELLKAKAKVYPEIMIPVVATEKEITDQKAIIDRVYKETLEKTGLKSIPHQTGTMIEIPRAALISDKIAEVAQFFSFGTNDLTQMTFGFSRDDIGGFLPHYLEKGILPADPFQTIDQTAVGELIHISVTRGRKTRADLKIGICGEHGGEPASVEFCHRENFSYVSCSPFRVPIARLAAAQAAIRHPRKGK
- a CDS encoding DUF6036 family nucleotidyltransferase — its product is MNSYRIGKDGLLETMSAWNALLKRRVHLIACGGTAMTLLGVKESTKDIDFIVPDEKEYIYLAKRLAGMGYGRASEFGWSNGGNFIFDLYPGSKVYQTELLESPLETGNNTLFREFERIYIGILNPYDIIITKLFRASAVDIDDCAGLVKAAGKELDWAKLESRFRETASYSVFEDRANGNFNAFRETMKRRKLI